In Cololabis saira isolate AMF1-May2022 chromosome 4, fColSai1.1, whole genome shotgun sequence, one DNA window encodes the following:
- the tirap gene encoding toll/interleukin-1 receptor domain-containing adapter protein, with product MQRWFQHLFKSKGTFPAQQDKDGTITQNSVSGVSSSASTSSQHSSLSPGTTPLKSQQLDNALNSELRWKRKYDVFVCHSSSHADTEEAKRLVLFLEAPPRCLRCFLSPRDGCPGAAISTEFCQAVQDSHIRALIITPSFLQDDWCNYIMHQVLAEGPMSNRMIPLLQNMPHSQYPQELKFYFYIDLSRSPNQGYGTVYKTVLRYLETLVKREKIS from the exons ATGCAAAG aTGGTTCCAACATCTCTTTAAATCAAAAGGTACTTTCCCAGCGCAGCAAGACAAAGATGGAACAATAACCCAAAACTCTGTTAGCGGTGTCTCATCATCTGCATCAACATCCTCACAGCATTCTTCCCTGTCGCCGGGGACCACACCTTTGAAATCCCAGCAGTTGGACAATGCCCTGAACTCGGAGCTGAGATGGAAACGGAAGTATGATGTGTTTGTGTGCCACAGCTCTTCCCATGCAGACACCGAAGAGGCCAAGCGTCTGGTTTTGTTCCTGGAAGCCCCGCCCCGCTGCCTCAGGTGCTTTCTGTCGCCGAGAGACGGCTGTCCAGGAGCTGCCATTTCCACTGAGTTTTGCCAAGCAGTGCAGGACAGCCACATACGGGCTCTAATTATCACTCCGAGCTTTTTGCAGGATGACTGGTGCAATTATATAATGCACCAAGTTCTGGCAGAGGGACCTATGTCCAACAGGATGATTCCCTTGCTTCAGAACATGCCACACTCTCAATACCCACAGGAACTGAAGTTTTATTTCTACATTGACCTCAGCAGGAGCCCAAACCAAGGCTACGGTACAGTCTACAAGACTGTGCTCAGGT ACCTGGAGACCCTTGTTAAAAGGGAGAAGATATCTTAA